DNA sequence from the Pseudomonas tritici genome:
CCCTCGCCAGGTAATCGGCGGCGCTGGCATTGCCCAGTTCCAGCACGCGTTCGGCATCGACCAGCGCTTCAAGCGGGGCGTCATTGGAAAGGTGCAGTTGCCGCAGGTTGCGCGACAGCCGTTGCAGGATCGAACGCGGGTCGGCGGTGTGCAGGTGGTCGGCCTGCAACTTGAGGTTGGGGCCATATTGGCGTTGCAGCAGGTCGCGACAATCATTGGGGTACAGACGTCGGCCGCCGCAGGGGTCCAGCAGGTGATCGGCACCGGGTACCCGCAGCAGGAAGTGGCCGGGGAAATTCACGCCGACCATGGGGATGTCGAGGCGCCGCGCCAGTTCCATGGCGATCAGCCCCATGGCCAAGGGTTGTCCACGTTTGCGTTGCAAGACCTTGTCCAGCAGGGCGGCGGCGGGGCGCAAGGGGGTGAATTCATCCTGGGCAAACCCCAGGTCATTCATGCGCCGCAGCAGCGGCTGCGCCTGCTCATCCGCTGGCAGCATGGGCATGCCCAGGCTCACCTGCTGTTGCAACAGGGTCAGCTCCTGCAGGATCAGCAACGGCTGCACCGCCGGGTCATGCTCGGCGGCAATCCACAGCGCCGCTTCAAACAGCGCAGGTGGTGAGCGTTCCAGGCAGGCGAAAAAGGCTTTGCGGGGATTCATTGCATTCTCCGGCATATGCCCCCGTTTTAGCCTTGCTGGGATTTTTCGTCCAGTGGCTTAGAAAATATCCTGCGCTTATTTCCCAAGTCCCGCAAAAACGGGCGTCTTATTCCAGCGTGGTCCGGCACTTTTCTGCCACACGCCTATACTTGGCCCACTACCAGAAGTGATTCGGGAGCTTGACGATGTTTGCTCTCATGCATAGCACCCGCCTTGAATCGCTGCACTTGAGCGTCGACCCGGTCACCGGGCTGAAGGCGGTCATCGCCATCCACAACAGTCGCCTTGGGCCCGCCCTCGGTGGTTGCCGTTACCTCTCCTACCCCGACGACGAAAGTGCCGTGGCCGATGCCGCGCGCCTGGCCCAGGGCATGAGCTACAAGGCCGCACTGGCGGGATTGCCGGTGGGCGGCGGCACCGCAGTGATCCTGCGCCCAGGCCACGTGGAAAACCGCGCGGCACTGTTTGAAGCGTTTGGCCGTTGTATCGAACAACTCGACGGCCGCTACATCACCGCTACCGACAGTGGCACCTCGGTGGCGGACATGGATTGCATCGCCCAGCACACTCGTTACGTGACCAGCACCACCGCCGCGGGCGACCCTT
Encoded proteins:
- a CDS encoding SirB1 family protein; the protein is MNPRKAFFACLERSPPALFEAALWIAAEHDPAVQPLLILQELTLLQQQVSLGMPMLPADEQAQPLLRRMNDLGFAQDEFTPLRPAAALLDKVLQRKRGQPLAMGLIAMELARRLDIPMVGVNFPGHFLLRVPGADHLLDPCGGRRLYPNDCRDLLQRQYGPNLKLQADHLHTADPRSILQRLSRNLRQLHLSNDAPLEALVDAERVLELGNASAADYLARASLYQRLDCPNAERFDLEHALMLSEDPIQRLRLTERLGHLPPNSVVH